From one Flavobacterium kingsejongi genomic stretch:
- a CDS encoding helix-turn-helix domain-containing protein, translated as MRTTYGNLKISIFTLLLCLSSAYSQHTQTIANVKIHTYKEIETRYRSAGTDTLKSAIYAAAYLQKAREQHNAEKMAKGYEYLYECNYKSDLGLVYIDSLIAISKNLTTEIYPALGYILKAEHYSYKRDFIAALDNHVIAYNYAKKTNNKDFIYEIKFNIGLLKKRLGYYDESFKILKECKRYFKENNYNTAYLTSLFALSDYYVRKEKLDSASYTNNLGYKASSLPENSKMRNYFVLEEGVVQYHKKKYRASIDSISKVLPMIIANNDRANEAMIYYYLGRDYIGLGQKEKAIPYFIKVDSIFSIVEELHPDTRKGYEILIDYYDSKKDIKKQLYYIERLLRLDSVLNTSYRHLSKKIIVEYDTPLLLSQKEKIITDLNKKDKLSLFKIGGLLFSVIVLSGFVFFYYKRQKQYRINFEKLLEVKEDHKDETVKIEKAPNPTISLGLQQNVIDTILAKLHQFENDQLFLKNDCTVAKVAKDFETNSTYLSKVINSYKGQNFSAYLNELRIDYTIDKIKNDPKFRRYSVNAIAEEVGYNNTESFSKAFFKKAGIYPSYFINNLKSDSV; from the coding sequence ATGCGTACTACCTACGGAAATTTGAAGATTTCCATTTTTACTTTATTATTATGCCTGTCATCGGCTTATAGCCAACATACGCAAACTATAGCGAATGTAAAAATACACACCTATAAAGAAATTGAAACGCGATATCGCTCGGCAGGTACTGATACCTTAAAGTCTGCCATTTATGCTGCTGCCTATTTACAAAAAGCACGGGAGCAACATAATGCAGAAAAAATGGCTAAAGGATACGAATATTTGTATGAGTGTAATTATAAAAGTGATTTAGGCCTGGTCTATATAGATAGCCTGATTGCCATCTCAAAAAATCTTACTACTGAAATCTATCCTGCATTGGGGTACATTTTGAAAGCAGAGCATTATTCTTATAAAAGGGATTTTATTGCCGCACTGGACAATCATGTAATCGCCTATAATTATGCTAAAAAAACCAATAACAAAGATTTTATTTATGAGATAAAATTTAATATTGGACTGCTAAAAAAACGGTTAGGGTATTATGATGAATCTTTCAAAATCCTGAAGGAATGTAAACGGTATTTCAAGGAAAATAATTATAATACTGCTTATCTCACCAGCCTGTTTGCCCTTTCGGATTATTATGTCCGTAAAGAAAAGCTGGACTCTGCTTCCTATACCAATAATTTGGGCTATAAAGCATCTTCGCTTCCGGAGAATAGCAAAATGCGTAATTATTTTGTGCTGGAAGAAGGTGTAGTCCAATACCATAAAAAAAAATACCGGGCATCTATTGATAGTATTTCTAAAGTGCTTCCTATGATAATTGCCAATAATGACAGGGCTAATGAAGCCATGATTTATTATTATCTGGGGAGGGATTACATCGGTCTGGGCCAAAAAGAAAAAGCGATTCCTTATTTTATAAAAGTGGATAGCATTTTTAGTATTGTAGAAGAGCTGCATCCGGATACACGAAAAGGCTATGAAATTCTTATCGATTATTATGATTCAAAGAAAGACATCAAAAAACAACTGTATTATATTGAGCGATTGTTGCGCCTGGATAGTGTTTTAAATACGAGCTACCGTCATTTGTCAAAAAAAATAATTGTAGAATATGATACGCCGTTATTACTCTCGCAAAAAGAAAAAATAATTACGGACCTCAATAAAAAAGATAAGCTCTCTTTATTTAAAATTGGGGGGCTACTATTCTCGGTTATTGTATTGTCCGGATTTGTTTTCTTTTATTATAAAAGACAAAAACAATACCGCATCAATTTTGAAAAACTGCTGGAAGTTAAGGAGGATCATAAAGATGAAACTGTAAAAATTGAGAAAGCCCCTAACCCAACAATTTCATTGGGATTGCAACAAAATGTAATCGATACGATCTTAGCTAAACTTCACCAATTTGAGAACGACCAGCTTTTCCTGAAAAATGATTGTACTGTCGCGAAAGTGGCAAAGGATTTCGAGACCAATTCAACCTATCTTTCCAAAGTAATTAACAGTTATAAAGGACAAAATTTTTCAGCTTACCTGAATGAATTGCGGATTGACTATACCATTGATAAAATAAAAAATGACCCTAAGTTCAGACGCTATAGCGTGAATGCAATAGCAGAAGAAGTAGGTTACAATAATACAGAATCTTTTTCTAAGGCTTTTTTTAAAAAGGCAGGTATTTATCCGTCTTATTTTATAAATAACTTAAAATCAGATAGTGTTTAG
- a CDS encoding S8 family serine peptidase, producing the protein MESIRIIRKLKPKIESSTAHVSDAEKILYQKALLEYESLKKNRKSDKEYIEAVADVFIKGKEIIKDFFPNNEYDVKKIDSILLAYPNDTERNYYISYFKQCLEKKVTEKWIANYKKNVEEMTNKCINIDYNDRLIPGDNPYDIKDSSYGNNNVSGNIDVLEHGTTVVGILSSERNNGIGINGISNYLKIMPLSIASYGNENDKDIALAIRYAVDNGAKVINMSFGKLLSMNENWVLDAIRYAADNDVLIISSAGNGGKKINSEKPYYPNDSNYLDNEVSDNFMKVGSISYNLNEKFISSFSNYSDSQVDLFAPGEKIYTTLPNNQYDFVNGTSYSTPIVSGVAALLRSYYPNLSASEVKHILMDSGLSIPINVQVPGATEGTLKPFSELSKSGKVVNAYNALLRAKEVAKKKKKKRA; encoded by the coding sequence ATGGAATCCATTCGGATTATCAGAAAATTAAAGCCTAAAATTGAAAGTAGTACTGCTCATGTTTCTGATGCAGAAAAAATACTATATCAAAAAGCCCTTTTAGAATATGAAAGCCTGAAAAAGAATAGAAAATCTGATAAGGAATATATAGAAGCTGTAGCAGATGTTTTTATAAAAGGAAAAGAGATTATTAAAGACTTTTTTCCCAATAATGAATATGACGTAAAAAAAATTGATAGTATACTATTAGCATATCCGAATGATACAGAGAGGAACTATTATATTAGTTATTTTAAGCAATGTTTAGAGAAGAAAGTAACCGAAAAATGGATTGCTAATTACAAGAAGAACGTAGAAGAAATGACCAATAAATGTATTAATATCGATTACAATGACAGGCTTATTCCGGGTGATAATCCATATGATATAAAAGATAGTAGTTACGGAAATAATAATGTATCGGGTAATATAGACGTTTTGGAGCACGGTACTACGGTGGTGGGAATTCTATCCAGCGAAAGGAATAATGGGATCGGGATTAATGGAATTTCGAATTATTTAAAAATAATGCCATTAAGCATAGCTTCGTACGGAAATGAGAATGATAAAGATATTGCTTTGGCAATTCGCTATGCTGTTGATAATGGCGCAAAAGTAATTAATATGAGTTTTGGTAAACTATTATCAATGAACGAAAACTGGGTTTTGGATGCGATACGGTATGCTGCAGACAATGATGTGCTTATTATAAGTTCAGCAGGCAATGGTGGAAAAAAAATTAATAGTGAAAAACCGTATTATCCAAATGATAGTAACTATCTTGACAATGAAGTAAGTGATAACTTTATGAAAGTGGGCTCCATTTCCTATAATCTTAATGAAAAATTCATTTCTTCATTTTCAAATTATAGTGATTCCCAGGTAGACCTTTTTGCCCCTGGAGAAAAAATATATACTACTTTGCCGAATAATCAATATGATTTTGTAAACGGTACTTCATATTCGACACCTATTGTTTCTGGGGTAGCTGCTTTATTACGATCTTATTACCCAAATCTTTCTGCTTCAGAAGTCAAGCATATTCTTATGGATTCAGGGCTTTCTATTCCGATCAATGTTCAAGTGCCCGGAGCGACTGAAGGTACATTAAAGCCGTTTAGTGAATTGTCCAAATCCGGCAAAGTCGTAAACGCTTATAATGCTTTACTAAGGGCAAAAGAAGTAGCAAAAAAGAAGAAAAAGAAAAGAGCCTGA
- a CDS encoding IS3 family transposase (programmed frameshift), whose product MKQVRKIYDKAFKEKAVELSYDRTNVSELARELGITAPQLYKWRKELQEFGEGSFPGKGNLKLTPEQEKIHELEKKLKDAELERDILKKGNRHFFQERSMIYSFIKNNEQLFPIEKMCRVLQVSNGSYYRWKKQINTARQQLKSAIKKQIALIYFQTKQRYGSPRITLELRSIGYKISRVTVAKYMKELGLRSKLSKKFKVTTNSSHNYLVVENVLNREFTVKMPSKVWVSDITYIQTKEGFVYLTTIMDLYDRKIIGWSLSNAMSTEQTTLGAWKMAIKNRDLKNGLIFHSDRGVQYASKKFVNVLDSYKKITRSMSRKGNCWDNAVAESFFKSLKTELIYGNKLISKEQMKLEIFEYIEIWYNRKRRHSALNYATIEEFNNQINYKNVA is encoded by the exons ATGAAACAAGTCCGCAAAATTTACGACAAGGCTTTTAAGGAAAAAGCCGTTGAATTGAGTTATGATAGAACAAATGTATCAGAACTTGCCAGGGAGTTAGGAATAACAGCCCCCCAGCTTTATAAATGGCGTAAAGAACTCCAGGAATTTGGAGAAGGAAGTTTTCCTGGAAAAGGAAATTTAAAACTAACTCCCGAGCAAGAAAAAATCCATGAACTGGAGAAAAAACTCAAAGATGCAGAGTTAGAACGTGACATATTAAAAAAAG GCAATCGGCATTTTTTCCAAGAACGGTCGATGATTTATAGTTTCATTAAAAACAATGAACAGCTATTCCCGATTGAAAAAATGTGCAGAGTTCTACAAGTAAGCAATGGAAGTTATTACCGATGGAAAAAACAAATAAATACTGCAAGACAGCAACTAAAAAGCGCCATAAAAAAACAGATAGCATTGATTTATTTTCAAACCAAGCAACGATACGGGAGTCCTAGAATAACATTAGAACTTCGAAGCATTGGTTATAAAATTTCAAGAGTTACAGTTGCAAAGTATATGAAAGAACTTGGCTTGCGAAGTAAATTAAGCAAGAAGTTTAAAGTAACAACCAACTCTAGTCACAATTATTTAGTTGTCGAAAATGTATTAAACAGAGAGTTTACTGTAAAAATGCCATCAAAGGTTTGGGTTTCAGATATTACATACATCCAAACTAAAGAGGGATTTGTATACCTGACCACTATTATGGATTTATACGACAGAAAAATTATAGGCTGGAGTTTGAGCAACGCAATGAGCACTGAGCAAACGACACTTGGAGCTTGGAAAATGGCAATTAAAAACCGAGATCTTAAAAATGGTTTGATTTTTCATTCCGACAGAGGTGTCCAATATGCCAGTAAAAAGTTTGTAAATGTTCTTGATTCCTATAAAAAAATAACTCGCAGTATGAGCCGTAAAGGAAATTGCTGGGATAATGCTGTAGCCGAAAGTTTCTTCAAATCTTTGAAAACGGAATTGATTTATGGCAACAAACTCATTTCTAAAGAACAAATGAAACTGGAAATCTTTGAATACATTGAAATTTGGTACAACAGAAAAAGAAGGCATTCTGCTTTAAATTATGCAACTATTGAAGAATTCAACAATCAAATTAATTACAAAAATGTAGCTTAA
- a CDS encoding S8 family serine peptidase — translation MREIFFLCCCFLIVNCTAPKKYIDLTSYPLKAKNIRINHEDIKSWQHKDIIEDTIPGISLDKAYRELLKDKKGKTVVVAIIDTEMDIFHEDLKDAIWINPNEIPDNGIDDDDNGYIDDIHGWNFLGNQQGGNIIYSNLESTRIIRKFQSQFQNVKQEDVLVQDIDVFLQYQQALTHYKESYDKLMGEKKYGKSLVEGYKKSVNTLKKIFPEQNYTTSKLDSIYTLYKDNKDYSDDIEYMMDYIKYNFSAEWIANYNKDVEAKIATILNDNYIDREIQGDDPEDLSDIHYGNNNVFKNAAILNHSTKVAGLIAATRNNELGIKGVTNNVALMALCVKAYSSEHDKDVALAIRYAVDNGAQIINISLGKQQSLHPDWVQDAIRYAAEHDVLIVCAAGNESTDLDALMFYPNDENYDGTEISDNFIKVGSSSYYPEEWLASYFSNYGKKNVDVFAPGHDIYTTSAGNKYELEIGTSFSTPIVSGIAALLRSYYPSLTAPEIKKIILESGITYDIMVYCPTENVSVDKINFSELSKSGKVVNAYNALLMAKEIAKKKK, via the coding sequence ATGCGGGAAATATTCTTTTTATGCTGTTGTTTTCTAATTGTAAATTGTACGGCTCCTAAAAAATATATTGATTTGACGTCCTATCCGTTAAAAGCTAAAAATATTCGAATTAATCATGAGGATATTAAAAGTTGGCAGCATAAAGATATCATTGAAGATACTATCCCGGGAATAAGTCTTGATAAAGCCTATCGGGAACTATTAAAAGATAAAAAAGGCAAGACAGTAGTTGTTGCCATTATTGATACTGAAATGGATATTTTCCACGAGGATTTAAAAGATGCTATTTGGATTAATCCAAATGAAATACCAGATAATGGTATCGATGATGATGATAATGGATACATTGATGATATACACGGATGGAATTTTTTAGGAAATCAACAAGGAGGGAATATCATTTATTCCAATTTGGAATCCACACGAATCATCAGAAAGTTCCAAAGTCAATTCCAAAATGTAAAACAAGAGGATGTTTTAGTGCAGGATATTGATGTTTTTTTACAATATCAACAAGCATTAACCCATTATAAAGAAAGTTATGATAAGTTGATGGGAGAAAAAAAATACGGTAAATCTTTAGTTGAAGGATATAAAAAATCAGTAAATACATTGAAGAAAATTTTTCCGGAACAAAACTATACGACATCAAAATTAGACAGTATTTATACGCTATATAAAGATAACAAAGACTATAGTGATGATATAGAGTATATGATGGATTATATCAAATATAATTTTTCAGCAGAGTGGATAGCAAATTACAATAAGGATGTGGAGGCGAAAATCGCTACCATATTAAATGATAATTATATTGATCGGGAAATTCAGGGGGATGATCCGGAGGATTTATCCGATATTCACTATGGGAATAATAATGTTTTTAAAAACGCAGCAATTCTGAATCATAGTACTAAAGTAGCGGGCTTGATTGCTGCTACACGAAACAATGAATTAGGGATTAAGGGAGTTACAAACAATGTAGCATTAATGGCTTTATGCGTTAAAGCATACAGTAGTGAACATGATAAGGATGTAGCATTAGCCATTCGATATGCCGTGGACAATGGGGCTCAAATTATTAATATTAGTTTAGGAAAACAACAATCCTTACACCCCGACTGGGTACAGGATGCCATTCGCTATGCAGCAGAACATGATGTCCTGATTGTGTGTGCGGCTGGAAATGAAAGTACCGATTTGGATGCATTAATGTTCTATCCTAATGATGAGAACTATGATGGTACAGAAATCAGTGATAATTTTATTAAGGTAGGGTCTTCCTCTTATTATCCGGAAGAATGGTTAGCGTCTTATTTTTCCAATTATGGAAAGAAAAATGTAGATGTTTTTGCTCCTGGTCACGATATATATACTACCTCTGCAGGAAACAAATATGAATTGGAAATAGGAACTTCATTCTCAACTCCAATAGTATCTGGGATTGCAGCCTTGTTGCGCTCTTATTATCCCTCGCTTACGGCACCTGAAATTAAGAAGATTATATTAGAATCGGGAATAACCTATGATATTATGGTTTATTGTCCTACCGAGAACGTATCAGTAGATAAAATTAATTTTAGTGAATTGTCCAAATCCGGCAAAGTGGTAAATGCTTACAATGCGTTACTAATGGCAAAAGAAATAGCAAAAAAGAAGAAATAG
- a CDS encoding S8 family serine peptidase: MNILKHATKVSGVLAAQRSNKIGIKGISDDIAIMPLSIAGFGNENDKDIALAIRYAVDNGAKVINMSFGKELSLNEVWVLDAIKYAAQKNVLIVSGSGNGSKNINLDSPFYPNDSDYTTIEVSDNFLKVGSISYNLNEKLISSFSNYSKEHVDLFAPGENIYTTLPGDEYDYVEGTSFSTPIVSGIAALIWSYYPNLSASEVKHILMDSGLSIPINVQVPGATEGTLKPFSELSKSGKVVNAYNALLMAKEVAKKKKKKR, encoded by the coding sequence TTGAATATTTTAAAACATGCCACAAAAGTATCGGGTGTGTTAGCTGCACAAAGATCGAACAAGATAGGTATTAAGGGTATATCTGATGATATTGCAATTATGCCACTTAGTATTGCAGGATTTGGAAATGAAAATGATAAAGACATTGCCTTAGCAATAAGATATGCTGTTGATAATGGTGCTAAGGTGATTAATATGAGTTTTGGAAAAGAGTTGTCTCTCAATGAAGTATGGGTACTTGACGCTATAAAATACGCAGCGCAAAAAAACGTATTGATTGTTAGTGGATCAGGAAACGGTAGTAAAAATATAAATTTGGATAGCCCTTTCTATCCCAATGATAGTGATTATACTACTATAGAAGTTAGTGATAATTTTTTAAAAGTGGGCTCCATTTCTTATAATCTTAATGAAAAGCTCATTTCTTCATTTTCAAATTATAGTAAAGAGCATGTTGATCTTTTTGCTCCCGGAGAGAATATATATACCACCTTACCTGGGGATGAATATGACTATGTAGAAGGAACTTCTTTTTCTACTCCAATAGTGTCAGGAATTGCGGCATTAATTTGGTCTTATTACCCAAACCTTTCTGCTTCAGAGGTCAAGCATATCCTTATGGATTCGGGGCTTTCTATTCCGATCAATGTTCAAGTGCCCGGAGCGACTGAAGGTACATTAAAACCGTTTAGTGAATTGTCCAAATCCGGCAAAGTAGTAAACGCCTACAATGCGTTACTAATGGCAAAAGAAGTAGCAAAAAAGAAGAAAAAGAAAAGATAG
- a CDS encoding S8 family serine peptidase → MNKDGIILIIMSLLLFSCTQTKEYITLLDNIKLQKKKNPPITYRNDWQHKDIIEDTIPGISLDKAYRELLKDKKGKTVVVAIIDTEMDIFHEDLKDAIWINPNEIPDNGIDDDDNGYIDDIHGWNFLGNQQGGNIIYSNLESTRIIRKFQSQFQNVKQEDVLEQDIEDFLQYQKALIHYKENYDKLIEEKKYGVFLTEGYKKSVNTLSKFFPEQNYTLSKLDSIYALYKENKEYSADIYYMKDYIKYNLSAEWISNYNKDIDEKIATILNDNYEDRKIQGDDPKDLSDIHYGNNNVFKNAAIFNHSTKVAGLIAATRNNELGIKGVTNNVTLMALCVKAYSSEHDKDVALAIRYAVDNGAQIINISLGKRQSLHPDWIQGAIRYAAEHDVLIVCAAGNESTDLDGITLYPNDEKHDGTEISHNFIKVGSISYYINEWFVSYFSNYGKGNVDVFAPGHDLFTTIANNKYEFDSGTSLSAPIVSGVAALIRSYYPTLTAAEVKSIILESGISYDIMVNRPAENGSNDKIHFSELSKSGKVVNAYNALLMAKEGAKKKKKKKR, encoded by the coding sequence ATGAATAAAGATGGAATTATTTTAATTATAATGTCGCTTCTTTTGTTTAGTTGCACTCAAACAAAAGAATATATCACATTATTGGATAATATTAAATTACAAAAAAAAAAGAATCCTCCTATTACTTACAGGAACGATTGGCAGCACAAAGATATTATTGAAGATACTATCCCGGGAATAAGTCTTGATAAAGCCTATCGGGAACTATTAAAAGATAAAAAAGGCAAGACAGTAGTTGTTGCCATTATTGATACTGAAATGGATATTTTCCACGAGGATTTAAAAGATGCTATTTGGATTAATCCAAATGAAATACCAGATAATGGTATCGATGATGATGATAATGGATACATTGATGATATACACGGATGGAATTTTTTAGGAAATCAACAAGGAGGGAATATCATTTATTCCAATTTGGAATCCACACGAATCATCAGAAAGTTCCAAAGTCAATTCCAGAATGTAAAACAAGAGGATGTTTTAGAGCAGGATATTGAAGACTTTTTACAGTATCAAAAGGCATTGATCCATTATAAAGAGAATTATGATAAGTTGATAGAGGAAAAAAAATATGGAGTGTTTTTAACTGAGGGATATAAAAAATCAGTAAATACATTGAGTAAGTTTTTTCCAGAACAAAACTATACGCTATCAAAATTAGATAGTATTTATGCTTTATACAAAGAGAACAAGGAATATAGTGCTGATATCTATTATATGAAAGATTATATTAAATATAATCTTTCAGCAGAGTGGATTTCAAATTATAATAAAGATATAGATGAGAAGATTGCTACCATATTAAATGATAATTACGAAGATAGGAAAATTCAAGGCGATGATCCAAAGGATTTATCCGATATTCACTATGGGAATAATAATGTTTTTAAAAACGCAGCAATTTTTAATCATAGTACTAAAGTAGCGGGCCTGATTGCTGCTACGCGAAACAATGAATTAGGAATTAAGGGAGTTACTAACAATGTCACATTAATGGCTTTATGCGTAAAAGCATATAGTAGTGAACATGATAAGGATGTAGCCTTAGCCATTCGGTATGCTGTGGACAATGGGGCTCAAATTATTAATATTAGTTTAGGGAAACGGCAATCGTTACATCCCGATTGGATACAGGGAGCCATTCGGTATGCAGCGGAACATGATGTCCTGATTGTATGCGCAGCAGGAAATGAGAGTACCGATTTGGATGGGATCACGCTCTATCCTAATGATGAGAAACACGATGGTACAGAAATAAGCCATAATTTTATAAAAGTAGGCTCTATTAGCTATTATATTAACGAGTGGTTTGTTTCTTACTTTTCTAATTATGGAAAGGGAAATGTGGATGTATTTGCTCCCGGCCATGATCTATTTACAACAATAGCAAATAATAAATATGAATTTGATAGTGGCACTTCCTTATCCGCACCAATAGTATCTGGAGTAGCTGCCTTGATACGTTCTTATTACCCTACACTTACTGCGGCAGAAGTCAAATCGATTATTTTGGAATCTGGTATCTCCTATGACATTATGGTCAATCGTCCAGCAGAGAATGGATCAAATGATAAAATTCATTTTAGTGAATTGTCAAAATCTGGCAAAGTCGTAAACGCTTACAATGCGTTACTAATGGCAAAAGAAGGGGCGAAAAAGAAGAAGAAAAAGAAGAGATAG
- a CDS encoding IS5 family transposase, producing MYSVLDKDTIELEIVAYIPKARRGFPVTVPLSEVINAILYKLKTGLQWHQLPIRALFENKVISWQSVYYHYRKWSLCGFWKACWIKFLSRHHSKLDLSSVDLDGSHTPAIRGGEQVDYQGRKKRKTTNSLYLTDRQGLPLAMSEPLAGNHNDLYNIEVQFEDITATLEQANISVDGLFLNADAGFDSKDLRKACSDKNIQANICFNKRNGHSERDEYFDEQLYKQRYTIERTNAWLDGFRSILNRYDTTTESWKGFNYIAFIVIASKKFKKEKV from the coding sequence ATGTACAGTGTACTTGACAAAGATACAATAGAATTGGAAATTGTTGCATATATACCTAAAGCCCGTCGTGGATTTCCTGTAACAGTTCCATTATCAGAAGTGATAAATGCTATACTCTACAAACTTAAAACGGGCCTTCAATGGCATCAGCTACCCATTAGGGCTCTTTTTGAAAATAAGGTTATAAGTTGGCAATCTGTTTACTATCACTATCGCAAGTGGAGTCTTTGCGGTTTCTGGAAAGCTTGTTGGATTAAATTCCTTAGCCGTCATCACTCAAAACTTGACCTTTCCAGTGTGGATTTGGACGGAAGCCATACTCCTGCTATCCGAGGCGGTGAACAGGTTGACTATCAAGGTCGGAAGAAGCGAAAAACAACTAATTCACTCTATCTAACCGATAGGCAAGGCTTGCCATTAGCAATGTCAGAACCTCTTGCGGGAAACCACAACGACCTGTATAATATTGAGGTTCAGTTTGAAGACATTACAGCAACATTAGAACAAGCCAATATTTCTGTAGATGGATTGTTCCTCAATGCAGACGCAGGTTTTGACTCTAAAGACTTAAGAAAAGCATGTTCAGATAAGAACATTCAAGCTAATATCTGTTTTAACAAACGTAACGGTCATAGTGAGAGGGATGAATATTTTGATGAGCAACTCTATAAGCAGAGATATACAATCGAACGCACAAATGCCTGGTTAGATGGGTTTAGGTCAATCTTAAATAGATATGACACAACAACTGAATCTTGGAAAGGATTCAATTATATAGCATTTATAGTAATAGCATCAAAAAAATTTAAAAAGGAAAAAGTTTAA
- a CDS encoding helix-turn-helix domain-containing protein: MLSYKDIVKRYYKYEKDSLKTKLYAKAYLEKGKAENNFQEIFNGYHFMSHSNLNNNLKIIYMDSMVFISKKNNNNQFIAKGYFIKGNEYNKLSNYVGAIDNYLLASNYVEKTEGKYLSYTIKFNIAVIRSIQGLQEEAVPVFLECQAYFSSTDYYYYLNCILGLSICYNKMGQYDLSSTYNDFGIKESVRFKDYLMKDYFTYSEGMNQYSKKNFAFAIKNLLISIPSIVSRNDKTNLAIAYFYLGKSYYDLNQEDEAVKYFLKVDKIFDETNDVYPDLREGYEMLINYYKSIGDTDKQLFYIEKLLRIDKLLTDNFKYFSKKIIKEYDSNQLRKEKKSIEESLKYNKLRFFISIIFLGIFLVIAITGFILFYKKQKNYKYKYESLMNNVHIYEEEKNIQEVTSKNVSKITEVGIPKDTVSNILKELEGFEQNKLFLQKDLTLAKLANSIQTNSSYLSKVVNTTKDKNFTSYINDLRIEYIVEALRINRKYRRYTIKALAEEIGFNNAESFSKAFYSKTGIYPSYFINKLKSNELD, from the coding sequence ATGCTTAGCTATAAAGATATAGTGAAGAGATACTATAAATATGAAAAAGATTCCCTGAAAACGAAATTATATGCAAAAGCATATTTAGAAAAGGGAAAAGCGGAAAATAATTTTCAGGAAATTTTTAATGGCTATCATTTTATGTCACACAGTAATTTAAATAATAATTTAAAAATTATTTATATGGACAGTATGGTATTTATTTCTAAAAAGAATAATAATAATCAATTTATAGCTAAAGGTTACTTTATTAAAGGAAATGAATATAATAAATTATCAAACTATGTAGGGGCAATAGATAATTATCTGTTGGCTAGCAATTATGTAGAAAAAACTGAAGGTAAATATTTAAGTTATACTATAAAATTTAATATAGCTGTCATAAGAAGTATTCAGGGATTACAAGAAGAGGCCGTTCCTGTTTTTTTAGAATGCCAAGCGTATTTCTCTAGTACTGATTATTACTATTATTTGAATTGTATTTTAGGTTTGTCAATATGTTATAATAAGATGGGGCAATATGATCTTTCATCAACATATAATGATTTTGGTATCAAAGAATCTGTAAGATTTAAAGATTATTTGATGAAAGATTATTTTACATACAGTGAAGGTATGAATCAATATTCTAAGAAAAATTTTGCATTTGCTATTAAAAATCTATTAATATCAATACCCTCCATAGTATCACGTAATGACAAAACAAATTTAGCAATAGCCTATTTCTATTTAGGCAAAAGTTATTATGACTTAAACCAAGAAGATGAAGCTGTTAAATACTTTCTCAAAGTCGATAAAATATTTGATGAGACTAACGATGTTTATCCTGATTTAAGAGAAGGATATGAGATGCTAATCAATTATTATAAATCTATAGGAGATACTGACAAACAATTGTTTTATATCGAAAAGTTATTAAGGATAGATAAGCTTTTGACAGACAATTTTAAATATTTTTCTAAAAAAATCATAAAAGAATATGATTCAAATCAGCTTAGAAAAGAAAAGAAAAGTATCGAAGAAAGTTTAAAATATAATAAGCTTAGATTTTTTATTTCAATCATTTTTTTAGGAATTTTTCTTGTGATTGCAATTACGGGATTTATTTTATTTTACAAAAAACAGAAGAATTATAAATACAAATATGAATCATTAATGAATAATGTTCATATTTATGAAGAAGAAAAAAACATACAAGAAGTTACTTCTAAGAATGTATCTAAAATAACGGAAGTCGGTATTCCTAAAGATACGGTCAGTAATATATTAAAAGAGTTAGAAGGTTTCGAGCAGAATAAATTATTCTTACAGAAAGATTTGACATTAGCTAAACTTGCGAATTCAATTCAAACGAATTCAAGCTATCTTTCAAAGGTCGTAAATACAACTAAAGATAAAAACTTTACTAGTTATATTAATGATTTAAGAATTGAATATATAGTTGAAGCACTAAGAATAAATAGAAAATACAGGAGGTACACAATTAAAGCTCTCGCTGAGGAAATTGGATTTAATAACGCCGAATCATTTTCTAAAGCATTCTATAGTAAAACTGGAATCTATCCGTCATATTTTATTAATAAATTAAAAAGCAATGAATTAGACTAA